A window of the Halichoerus grypus chromosome 2, mHalGry1.hap1.1, whole genome shotgun sequence genome harbors these coding sequences:
- the IFI35 gene encoding interferon-induced 35 kDa protein isoform X3, with product MSVMYGDAVPFQAPAVPLVFRGHTQQGQEVPKWLVSKVRICYPLSGGSAVVTFNDPKVAERVLQQKEHEIHIEECRLRVQVRALELPVVTTIQVSTQVSRCSVLVSGFPAGLKLSEEELLDKLEIFFGKTRNGGGDVETRELLRGGVVLGFTKEAVAQYLCRVGQFAVPLGGCKCPLRVSPYLSGEIQKAEVSGKVTRGLGQAPACLPETCPRIRVPKTHCPPPCQPLWPPRPFPTPRGTTCPQSLTPRSLCPSPGSFSRSRSSRCPNQCWCSTFLMSWMARSCRTSWRSTSRSPPVEVGRWRP from the exons GTCCCATTCCAGGCACCTGCAGTCCCTCTGGTGTTCCGAGGACACACTCAGCAGGGCCAGGAAGTGCCCAAGTGGTTGGTTTCCAAAGTGCGGATCTGCTACCCTCTGTCTGGAGGATCTGCTGTGGTCACCTTCAATGACCCCAAGG TGGCCGAGAGGGTGTTGCAACAAAAGGAGCATGAGATCCACATAGAGGAATGCCGGCTGCGGGTGCAAGTGCGGGCTCTGGAGCTGCCCGTGGTGACCACCATACAG GTGTCCACTCAGGTAAGCAGGTGCAGCGTGCTGGTCAGTGGGTTTCCTGCCGGGCTCAAGCTGAGTGAGGAGGAGCTGCTGGACAAGCTGGAGATCTTCTTTGGCAAGACCAGGAACGGGGGTGGTGACGTGGAGACTCGGGAGCTGCTGCGAGGGGGCGTCGTGCTGGGTTTCACTAAGGAGGCAG TGGCCCAGTACCTGTGCCGGGTTGGCCAGTTCGCAGTGCCACTGGGCGGGTGTAAGTGCCCTTTGAGAGTCTCTCCCTACCTCAGTGGGGAGATCCAGAAGGCCGAGGTAAGTGGGAAGGTTACTCGGGGGCTGGGCCAGgcgcctgcctgcctgccagaaacttgcccaaggatCAGAGTCCCCAAAACCCACTGCCCTCCCCCTTGCCAGCCTCTCTGGCCTCCTCGCCCCTTCCCTACCCCCAGGGGTACCACCTGCCCCCAGTCCCTGACTCCCAGGAGCCTTTGCCCATCTCCTGGCTCCTTTTCCAGATCGCGTTCCAGCCGGTGCCCCAATCAGTGCTGGTGCTCAACATTCCTGATGTCCTGGATGGCCCGGAGCTGCAGGACGTCCTGGAGATCCACTTCCAGAAGCCCTCccgtggaggtggggaggtggaggcccTGA
- the IFI35 gene encoding interferon-induced 35 kDa protein isoform X2, producing the protein MSVMYGDATLGALREEQAALKSRLQELQCRRRELRALPYDQAPAVPLVFRGHTQQGQEVPKWLVSKVRICYPLSGGSAVVTFNDPKVAERVLQQKEHEIHIEECRLRVQVRALELPVVTTIQVSTQVSRCSVLVSGFPAGLKLSEEELLDKLEIFFGKTRNGGGDVETRELLRGGVVLGFTKEAVAQYLCRVGQFAVPLGGCKCPLRVSPYLSGEIQKAEVSGKVTRGLGQAPACLPETCPRIRVPKTHCPPPCQPLWPPRPFPTPRGTTCPQSLTPRSLCPSPGSFSRSRSSRCPNQCWCSTFLMSWMARSCRTSWRSTSRSPPVEVGRWRP; encoded by the exons ACCCTCGGCGCCCTCCGGGAGGAGCAGGCCGCACTGAAGAGCAGGCTGCAGGAGCTGCAGTGCCGGCGGAGGGAGCTCCGGGCCCTACCCTACGACCAG GCACCTGCAGTCCCTCTGGTGTTCCGAGGACACACTCAGCAGGGCCAGGAAGTGCCCAAGTGGTTGGTTTCCAAAGTGCGGATCTGCTACCCTCTGTCTGGAGGATCTGCTGTGGTCACCTTCAATGACCCCAAGG TGGCCGAGAGGGTGTTGCAACAAAAGGAGCATGAGATCCACATAGAGGAATGCCGGCTGCGGGTGCAAGTGCGGGCTCTGGAGCTGCCCGTGGTGACCACCATACAG GTGTCCACTCAGGTAAGCAGGTGCAGCGTGCTGGTCAGTGGGTTTCCTGCCGGGCTCAAGCTGAGTGAGGAGGAGCTGCTGGACAAGCTGGAGATCTTCTTTGGCAAGACCAGGAACGGGGGTGGTGACGTGGAGACTCGGGAGCTGCTGCGAGGGGGCGTCGTGCTGGGTTTCACTAAGGAGGCAG TGGCCCAGTACCTGTGCCGGGTTGGCCAGTTCGCAGTGCCACTGGGCGGGTGTAAGTGCCCTTTGAGAGTCTCTCCCTACCTCAGTGGGGAGATCCAGAAGGCCGAGGTAAGTGGGAAGGTTACTCGGGGGCTGGGCCAGgcgcctgcctgcctgccagaaacttgcccaaggatCAGAGTCCCCAAAACCCACTGCCCTCCCCCTTGCCAGCCTCTCTGGCCTCCTCGCCCCTTCCCTACCCCCAGGGGTACCACCTGCCCCCAGTCCCTGACTCCCAGGAGCCTTTGCCCATCTCCTGGCTCCTTTTCCAGATCGCGTTCCAGCCGGTGCCCCAATCAGTGCTGGTGCTCAACATTCCTGATGTCCTGGATGGCCCGGAGCTGCAGGACGTCCTGGAGATCCACTTCCAGAAGCCCTCccgtggaggtggggaggtggaggcccTGA
- the RND2 gene encoding rho-related GTP-binding protein RhoN isoform X1, whose protein sequence is MEGQSGRCKIVVVGDAECGKTALLQVFAKDAYPGSYVPTVFENYTASFEIDKRRIELNMWDTSGSSYYDNVRPLAYPDSDAVLICFDISRPETLDSVLKKWQGETQEFCPNAKVVLVGCKLDMRTDLATLRELSKQRLIPVTHEQGTVLAKQVGAVSYVECSSRSSERSVRDVFHVATVASLGRGHRQLRRTDSRRGLQRSAQLAGRPDRGTGTESEIHKDRAKSCNLM, encoded by the exons ATGGAGGGGCAGAGCGGCCGCTGCAAGATCGTGGTGGTGGGGGACGCGGAGTGCGGCAAGACGGCGCTGCTGCAGGTGTTCGCCAAGGACGCCTACCCTGGG AGTTATGTCCCCACCGTCTTTGAGAACTACACCGCGAGCTTTGAGATCGACAAGCGCCGCATTGAGCTCAACATGTGGGACACTTCAG GTTCCTCTTATTATGATAACGTCCGGCCTCTGGCCTATCCTGATTCAGATGCTGTGCTCATCTGCTTCGACATTAGCCGACCAGAAACACTGGACAGTGTCCTCAAAAAG TGGCAAGGGGAGACTCAGGAGTTTTGCCCCAATGCCAAGGTTGTGCTGGTTGGCTGTAAACTGGACATGCGCACCGACTTGGCCACACTGAGGGAGCTGTCCAAGCAGAGGCTTATCCCTGTTACACATGAGCAG GGCACTGTGCTGGCCAAGCAGGTAGGGGCTGTGTCCTACGTGGAGTGCTCCTCCCGGTCCTCTGAGCGCAGCGTCAGGGATGTCTTCCATGTGGCCACAGTGGCCTCCCTTGGCCGTGGCCATAGGCAGCTGCGTCGTACTGACTCACGCCGTGGACTGCAGAGATCTGCTCAGCTGGCAGGCCGGCCGGACCGGGGGACCGGGACCGAGAGCGAGATACACAAGGATCGAGCCAAGAGCTGCAACCTCATGTGA
- the IFI35 gene encoding interferon-induced 35 kDa protein isoform X6, protein MVMPSHSRHLQSLWCSEDTLSRARKCPSGWFPKCGSATLCLEDLLWSPSMTPRVSTQVSRCSVLVSGFPAGLKLSEEELLDKLEIFFGKTRNGGGDVETRELLRGGVVLGFTKEAVAQYLCRVGQFAVPLGGCKCPLRVSPYLSGEIQKAEVSGKVTRGLGQAPACLPETCPRIRVPKTHCPPPCQPLWPPRPFPTPRGTTCPQSLTPRSLCPSPGSFSRSRSSRCPNQCWCSTFLMSWMARSCRTSWRSTSRSPPVEVGRWRP, encoded by the exons GTCCCATTCCAGGCACCTGCAGTCCCTCTGGTGTTCCGAGGACACACTCAGCAGGGCCAGGAAGTGCCCAAGTGGTTGGTTTCCAAAGTGCGGATCTGCTACCCTCTGTCTGGAGGATCTGCTGTGGTCACCTTCAATGACCCCAAGG GTGTCCACTCAGGTAAGCAGGTGCAGCGTGCTGGTCAGTGGGTTTCCTGCCGGGCTCAAGCTGAGTGAGGAGGAGCTGCTGGACAAGCTGGAGATCTTCTTTGGCAAGACCAGGAACGGGGGTGGTGACGTGGAGACTCGGGAGCTGCTGCGAGGGGGCGTCGTGCTGGGTTTCACTAAGGAGGCAG TGGCCCAGTACCTGTGCCGGGTTGGCCAGTTCGCAGTGCCACTGGGCGGGTGTAAGTGCCCTTTGAGAGTCTCTCCCTACCTCAGTGGGGAGATCCAGAAGGCCGAGGTAAGTGGGAAGGTTACTCGGGGGCTGGGCCAGgcgcctgcctgcctgccagaaacttgcccaaggatCAGAGTCCCCAAAACCCACTGCCCTCCCCCTTGCCAGCCTCTCTGGCCTCCTCGCCCCTTCCCTACCCCCAGGGGTACCACCTGCCCCCAGTCCCTGACTCCCAGGAGCCTTTGCCCATCTCCTGGCTCCTTTTCCAGATCGCGTTCCAGCCGGTGCCCCAATCAGTGCTGGTGCTCAACATTCCTGATGTCCTGGATGGCCCGGAGCTGCAGGACGTCCTGGAGATCCACTTCCAGAAGCCCTCccgtggaggtggggaggtggaggcccTGA
- the IFI35 gene encoding interferon-induced 35 kDa protein isoform X7 yields the protein MVMPHLQSLWCSEDTLSRARKCPSGWFPKCGSATLCLEDLLWSPSMTPRVSTQVSRCSVLVSGFPAGLKLSEEELLDKLEIFFGKTRNGGGDVETRELLRGGVVLGFTKEAVAQYLCRVGQFAVPLGGCKCPLRVSPYLSGEIQKAEVSGKVTRGLGQAPACLPETCPRIRVPKTHCPPPCQPLWPPRPFPTPRGTTCPQSLTPRSLCPSPGSFSRSRSSRCPNQCWCSTFLMSWMARSCRTSWRSTSRSPPVEVGRWRP from the exons GCACCTGCAGTCCCTCTGGTGTTCCGAGGACACACTCAGCAGGGCCAGGAAGTGCCCAAGTGGTTGGTTTCCAAAGTGCGGATCTGCTACCCTCTGTCTGGAGGATCTGCTGTGGTCACCTTCAATGACCCCAAGG GTGTCCACTCAGGTAAGCAGGTGCAGCGTGCTGGTCAGTGGGTTTCCTGCCGGGCTCAAGCTGAGTGAGGAGGAGCTGCTGGACAAGCTGGAGATCTTCTTTGGCAAGACCAGGAACGGGGGTGGTGACGTGGAGACTCGGGAGCTGCTGCGAGGGGGCGTCGTGCTGGGTTTCACTAAGGAGGCAG TGGCCCAGTACCTGTGCCGGGTTGGCCAGTTCGCAGTGCCACTGGGCGGGTGTAAGTGCCCTTTGAGAGTCTCTCCCTACCTCAGTGGGGAGATCCAGAAGGCCGAGGTAAGTGGGAAGGTTACTCGGGGGCTGGGCCAGgcgcctgcctgcctgccagaaacttgcccaaggatCAGAGTCCCCAAAACCCACTGCCCTCCCCCTTGCCAGCCTCTCTGGCCTCCTCGCCCCTTCCCTACCCCCAGGGGTACCACCTGCCCCCAGTCCCTGACTCCCAGGAGCCTTTGCCCATCTCCTGGCTCCTTTTCCAGATCGCGTTCCAGCCGGTGCCCCAATCAGTGCTGGTGCTCAACATTCCTGATGTCCTGGATGGCCCGGAGCTGCAGGACGTCCTGGAGATCCACTTCCAGAAGCCCTCccgtggaggtggggaggtggaggcccTGA
- the VAT1 gene encoding synaptic vesicle membrane protein VAT-1 homolog, which translates to MSAEREVAEAATVVAAAEAGAGEDASSQPPKAEAAGDAQPSATSEGAAAASPPPPLRCLVLTGFGGYDKVKLQSRPAVSPAPGPGQLTLRVRACGLNFADLMARQGLYDRLPPLPLTPGMEGAGVVIAVGEGVNDRKVGDRVMVLIRSGMWQEEVTVPSAQTFQMPEAMTFEEAAALLVNYITAYMVLFDFGNLRPGQSVLVHMAAGGVGMAALQLCRTVENVTVFGTASASKHEVLKENGVTHPIDYHTTDYVEEIKKISPKGVDIVMDPLGGSDTAKGYNVLKPMGKVVTYGMANLLTGPKRNLVALARTWWNQFSVSALQLLPANRAVCGFHLGYLEGEVELVRGVVARLLALYNQGRIKPHIDSVWPFEKVADAMRQMQEKKNVGKVLLVPGPEKEN; encoded by the exons ATGTCCGCGGAGAGAGAGGTAGCCGAGGCGGCCACCGTGGTGGCGGCGGCCGAAGCAGGGGCCGGAGAAGACGCCTCTTCTCAGCCCCCGAAAGCCGAGGCCGCTGGCGACGCCCAGCCATCCGCGACTTCCGAGGGGGCCGCCGCcgcgtcgccgccgccgccgctgcggTGCCTGGTGCTCACCGGCTTCGGCGGCTACGACAAGGTGAAGCTGCAGAGCCGGCCGGCTGTGTCCCCGGCCCCCGGTCCCGGCCAGCTGACGCTGCGCGTCCGGGCTTGCGGGCTCAACTTCGCCGACCTTATGGCCCGGCAGGGGCTGTACGACCGGCTGCCGCCGCTGCCCCTCACTCCGGGCATGGAGGGCGCCGGCGTCGTGATCGCGGTGGGCGAGGGAGTCAACGACCGCAAG GTAGGGGACCGGGTGATGGTGTTGATCCGGTCAGGCATGTGGCAGGAGGAGGTGACTGTGCCCTCAGCCCAGACCTTCCAGATGCCTGAGGCCATGACCTTTGAGGAAGCCGCTGCCTTGCTGGTCAATTACATCACAGCCTACATGGTCCTCTTCGACTTCGGCAATCTACGGCCCGGCCAGAGCGTCTTGGTACACATGGCCGCAG GGGGCGTGGGTATGGCCGCCCTGCAGCTGTGCCGCACGGTGGAGAACGTGACGGTGTTCGGGACGGCCTCGGCCAGCAAGCACGAGGTGCTGAAGGAGAACGGGGTCACACACCCCATCGACTATCACACGACTGACTACGTGGAGGAGATCAAGAAGATCTCCCCCAAAG GAGTGGACATCGTCATGGACCCTCTGGGGGGGTCAGATACGGCCAAGGGCTACAACGTGCTCAAACCCATGGGCAAGGTGGTCACCTATG GAATGGCCAACCTGCTGACGGGCCCCAAGCGCAACCTGGTGGCCCTGGCGCGCACATGGTGGAACCAGTTCAGCGTGAGCGCTCTGCAGCTGCTGCCAGCCAACCGCGCTGTGTGTGGCTTCCACCTGGGCTACCTGGAGGGTGAGGTGGAGCTCGTCAGGGGCGTGGTGGCCCGCCTCCTAGCCCTGTACAACCAGGGCCGCATCAAACCCCACATCGACTCCGTGTGGCCCTTTGAGAAG GTGGCGGATGCCATGAGGCAGATGCAGGAGAAGAAGAATGTGGGCAAAGTCCTCCTGGTGCCTGGACCAGAGAAGGAGAACTAG
- the IFI35 gene encoding interferon-induced 35 kDa protein isoform X5, protein MSVMYGDATLGALREEQAALKSRLQELQCRRRELRALPYDQVPFQAPAVPLVFRGHTQQGQEVPKWLVSKVRICYPLSGGSAVVTFNDPKVAERVLQQKEHEIHIEECRLRVQVRALELPVVTTIQVSTQVSRCSVLVSGFPAGLKLSEEELLDKLEIFFGKTRNGGGDVETRELLRGGVVLGFTKEAVAQYLCRVGQFAVPLGGCKCPLRVSPYLSGEIQKAEIAFQPVPQSVLVLNIPDVLDGPELQDVLEIHFQKPSRGGGEVEALRVVPPGERGLAVFTATSG, encoded by the exons ACCCTCGGCGCCCTCCGGGAGGAGCAGGCCGCACTGAAGAGCAGGCTGCAGGAGCTGCAGTGCCGGCGGAGGGAGCTCCGGGCCCTACCCTACGACCAG GTCCCATTCCAGGCACCTGCAGTCCCTCTGGTGTTCCGAGGACACACTCAGCAGGGCCAGGAAGTGCCCAAGTGGTTGGTTTCCAAAGTGCGGATCTGCTACCCTCTGTCTGGAGGATCTGCTGTGGTCACCTTCAATGACCCCAAGG TGGCCGAGAGGGTGTTGCAACAAAAGGAGCATGAGATCCACATAGAGGAATGCCGGCTGCGGGTGCAAGTGCGGGCTCTGGAGCTGCCCGTGGTGACCACCATACAG GTGTCCACTCAGGTAAGCAGGTGCAGCGTGCTGGTCAGTGGGTTTCCTGCCGGGCTCAAGCTGAGTGAGGAGGAGCTGCTGGACAAGCTGGAGATCTTCTTTGGCAAGACCAGGAACGGGGGTGGTGACGTGGAGACTCGGGAGCTGCTGCGAGGGGGCGTCGTGCTGGGTTTCACTAAGGAGGCAG TGGCCCAGTACCTGTGCCGGGTTGGCCAGTTCGCAGTGCCACTGGGCGGGTGTAAGTGCCCTTTGAGAGTCTCTCCCTACCTCAGTGGGGAGATCCAGAAGGCCGAG ATCGCGTTCCAGCCGGTGCCCCAATCAGTGCTGGTGCTCAACATTCCTGATGTCCTGGATGGCCCGGAGCTGCAGGACGTCCTGGAGATCCACTTCCAGAAGCCCTCccgtggaggtggggaggtggaggcccTGAGAGTCGTGCCCCCCGGAGAGCGGGGCCTGGCGGTCTTCACCGCCACATCGGGCTAA
- the IFI35 gene encoding interferon-induced 35 kDa protein isoform X4: MSVMYGDAAPAVPLVFRGHTQQGQEVPKWLVSKVRICYPLSGGSAVVTFNDPKVAERVLQQKEHEIHIEECRLRVQVRALELPVVTTIQVSTQVSRCSVLVSGFPAGLKLSEEELLDKLEIFFGKTRNGGGDVETRELLRGGVVLGFTKEAVAQYLCRVGQFAVPLGGCKCPLRVSPYLSGEIQKAEVSGKVTRGLGQAPACLPETCPRIRVPKTHCPPPCQPLWPPRPFPTPRGTTCPQSLTPRSLCPSPGSFSRSRSSRCPNQCWCSTFLMSWMARSCRTSWRSTSRSPPVEVGRWRP; this comes from the exons GCACCTGCAGTCCCTCTGGTGTTCCGAGGACACACTCAGCAGGGCCAGGAAGTGCCCAAGTGGTTGGTTTCCAAAGTGCGGATCTGCTACCCTCTGTCTGGAGGATCTGCTGTGGTCACCTTCAATGACCCCAAGG TGGCCGAGAGGGTGTTGCAACAAAAGGAGCATGAGATCCACATAGAGGAATGCCGGCTGCGGGTGCAAGTGCGGGCTCTGGAGCTGCCCGTGGTGACCACCATACAG GTGTCCACTCAGGTAAGCAGGTGCAGCGTGCTGGTCAGTGGGTTTCCTGCCGGGCTCAAGCTGAGTGAGGAGGAGCTGCTGGACAAGCTGGAGATCTTCTTTGGCAAGACCAGGAACGGGGGTGGTGACGTGGAGACTCGGGAGCTGCTGCGAGGGGGCGTCGTGCTGGGTTTCACTAAGGAGGCAG TGGCCCAGTACCTGTGCCGGGTTGGCCAGTTCGCAGTGCCACTGGGCGGGTGTAAGTGCCCTTTGAGAGTCTCTCCCTACCTCAGTGGGGAGATCCAGAAGGCCGAGGTAAGTGGGAAGGTTACTCGGGGGCTGGGCCAGgcgcctgcctgcctgccagaaacttgcccaaggatCAGAGTCCCCAAAACCCACTGCCCTCCCCCTTGCCAGCCTCTCTGGCCTCCTCGCCCCTTCCCTACCCCCAGGGGTACCACCTGCCCCCAGTCCCTGACTCCCAGGAGCCTTTGCCCATCTCCTGGCTCCTTTTCCAGATCGCGTTCCAGCCGGTGCCCCAATCAGTGCTGGTGCTCAACATTCCTGATGTCCTGGATGGCCCGGAGCTGCAGGACGTCCTGGAGATCCACTTCCAGAAGCCCTCccgtggaggtggggaggtggaggcccTGA
- the RND2 gene encoding rho-related GTP-binding protein RhoN isoform X2, whose amino-acid sequence MSGTPDVRAAGPKSYVPTVFENYTASFEIDKRRIELNMWDTSGSSYYDNVRPLAYPDSDAVLICFDISRPETLDSVLKKWQGETQEFCPNAKVVLVGCKLDMRTDLATLRELSKQRLIPVTHEQGTVLAKQVGAVSYVECSSRSSERSVRDVFHVATVASLGRGHRQLRRTDSRRGLQRSAQLAGRPDRGTGTESEIHKDRAKSCNLM is encoded by the exons ATGTCTGGGACTCCCGACGTGCGCGCAGCTGGACCGAAG AGTTATGTCCCCACCGTCTTTGAGAACTACACCGCGAGCTTTGAGATCGACAAGCGCCGCATTGAGCTCAACATGTGGGACACTTCAG GTTCCTCTTATTATGATAACGTCCGGCCTCTGGCCTATCCTGATTCAGATGCTGTGCTCATCTGCTTCGACATTAGCCGACCAGAAACACTGGACAGTGTCCTCAAAAAG TGGCAAGGGGAGACTCAGGAGTTTTGCCCCAATGCCAAGGTTGTGCTGGTTGGCTGTAAACTGGACATGCGCACCGACTTGGCCACACTGAGGGAGCTGTCCAAGCAGAGGCTTATCCCTGTTACACATGAGCAG GGCACTGTGCTGGCCAAGCAGGTAGGGGCTGTGTCCTACGTGGAGTGCTCCTCCCGGTCCTCTGAGCGCAGCGTCAGGGATGTCTTCCATGTGGCCACAGTGGCCTCCCTTGGCCGTGGCCATAGGCAGCTGCGTCGTACTGACTCACGCCGTGGACTGCAGAGATCTGCTCAGCTGGCAGGCCGGCCGGACCGGGGGACCGGGACCGAGAGCGAGATACACAAGGATCGAGCCAAGAGCTGCAACCTCATGTGA
- the IFI35 gene encoding interferon-induced 35 kDa protein isoform X1 yields the protein MSVMYGDATLGALREEQAALKSRLQELQCRRRELRALPYDQVPFQAPAVPLVFRGHTQQGQEVPKWLVSKVRICYPLSGGSAVVTFNDPKVAERVLQQKEHEIHIEECRLRVQVRALELPVVTTIQVSTQVSRCSVLVSGFPAGLKLSEEELLDKLEIFFGKTRNGGGDVETRELLRGGVVLGFTKEAVAQYLCRVGQFAVPLGGCKCPLRVSPYLSGEIQKAEVSGKVTRGLGQAPACLPETCPRIRVPKTHCPPPCQPLWPPRPFPTPRGTTCPQSLTPRSLCPSPGSFSRSRSSRCPNQCWCSTFLMSWMARSCRTSWRSTSRSPPVEVGRWRP from the exons ACCCTCGGCGCCCTCCGGGAGGAGCAGGCCGCACTGAAGAGCAGGCTGCAGGAGCTGCAGTGCCGGCGGAGGGAGCTCCGGGCCCTACCCTACGACCAG GTCCCATTCCAGGCACCTGCAGTCCCTCTGGTGTTCCGAGGACACACTCAGCAGGGCCAGGAAGTGCCCAAGTGGTTGGTTTCCAAAGTGCGGATCTGCTACCCTCTGTCTGGAGGATCTGCTGTGGTCACCTTCAATGACCCCAAGG TGGCCGAGAGGGTGTTGCAACAAAAGGAGCATGAGATCCACATAGAGGAATGCCGGCTGCGGGTGCAAGTGCGGGCTCTGGAGCTGCCCGTGGTGACCACCATACAG GTGTCCACTCAGGTAAGCAGGTGCAGCGTGCTGGTCAGTGGGTTTCCTGCCGGGCTCAAGCTGAGTGAGGAGGAGCTGCTGGACAAGCTGGAGATCTTCTTTGGCAAGACCAGGAACGGGGGTGGTGACGTGGAGACTCGGGAGCTGCTGCGAGGGGGCGTCGTGCTGGGTTTCACTAAGGAGGCAG TGGCCCAGTACCTGTGCCGGGTTGGCCAGTTCGCAGTGCCACTGGGCGGGTGTAAGTGCCCTTTGAGAGTCTCTCCCTACCTCAGTGGGGAGATCCAGAAGGCCGAGGTAAGTGGGAAGGTTACTCGGGGGCTGGGCCAGgcgcctgcctgcctgccagaaacttgcccaaggatCAGAGTCCCCAAAACCCACTGCCCTCCCCCTTGCCAGCCTCTCTGGCCTCCTCGCCCCTTCCCTACCCCCAGGGGTACCACCTGCCCCCAGTCCCTGACTCCCAGGAGCCTTTGCCCATCTCCTGGCTCCTTTTCCAGATCGCGTTCCAGCCGGTGCCCCAATCAGTGCTGGTGCTCAACATTCCTGATGTCCTGGATGGCCCGGAGCTGCAGGACGTCCTGGAGATCCACTTCCAGAAGCCCTCccgtggaggtggggaggtggaggcccTGA